One region of Sphingobacteriales bacterium genomic DNA includes:
- a CDS encoding Hsp20/alpha crystallin family protein: protein MALVKWNRDDRFPVFSRFFEDFFNDEPFFPSSWMNRVPAVNILENKDSFSVELAAPGLNKNDFKINLENNLLTIECSKEDKKEEKDERFTRREFCYSSFQRSFTLPNTIDTNKIDAKYEDGVLKINLPKKEEAKEKPARQISIK, encoded by the coding sequence ATGGCACTCGTTAAATGGAACAGGGACGACAGATTCCCGGTATTTTCAAGGTTTTTTGAAGACTTTTTCAATGATGAACCCTTTTTCCCAAGCAGTTGGATGAACAGGGTTCCTGCTGTTAACATTCTGGAAAACAAAGATTCTTTTTCGGTCGAACTTGCTGCTCCGGGATTGAACAAAAACGATTTTAAAATCAATCTCGAAAACAATCTGTTGACGATTGAATGCAGCAAGGAAGATAAAAAAGAAGAAAAAGACGAACGTTTTACCAGAAGAGAATTCTGCTACTCCAGCTTCCAGCGTTCATTCACGCTGCCCAACACCATCGATACCAATAAAATTGACGCTAAATATGAAGATGGTGTCCTGAAAATCAATCTGCCAAAGAAAGAAGAAGCTAAAGAAAAACCTGCCAGACAGATTTCTATCAAATAA
- a CDS encoding DUF2807 domain-containing protein — translation MKRYFKIGLALTIISAAVMLISSCDDYFYPCIYGNGIVDQETRSLPLFTSVNLTTDFTTYIIQDTAYWVEVEAEENLIPYVLTGILGGNLIIKTRDNYCLRETYPIKVFVHTPDLNKIVISGSGNIFSDSLNVRDMKTVISGSGDIKIEKLIADNTEANVSGSGYTNFDYLETDYFESVISGSGMIKAKGYAETTDLLISGSGDYRLVDLMQDYCKVRISGSGSAWVNVSQLLDVTISGSGSVYYKGSPAIDMNISGSGKIIRL, via the coding sequence ATGAAAAGGTATTTTAAAATTGGTTTAGCACTGACAATCATCAGTGCAGCAGTGATGTTAATAAGTTCATGTGATGATTATTTTTATCCATGTATTTATGGAAACGGAATAGTGGATCAGGAAACACGATCCCTGCCATTATTCACCAGTGTTAACCTGACAACCGACTTTACGACTTACATTATTCAGGATACAGCTTACTGGGTAGAAGTAGAAGCAGAGGAGAACCTGATTCCTTATGTATTAACGGGCATTCTCGGAGGGAACCTGATTATTAAGACAAGGGATAATTATTGCCTGAGGGAAACCTATCCGATTAAAGTATTTGTTCATACCCCCGATCTGAATAAGATAGTCATTTCAGGCTCAGGCAATATTTTTAGCGACAGCCTGAATGTCAGAGATATGAAAACGGTAATTTCGGGGTCAGGGGATATAAAAATAGAAAAGCTGATTGCAGATAACACTGAAGCCAATGTTTCAGGTTCAGGATATACAAATTTTGACTATCTTGAAACAGATTATTTTGAATCAGTCATTAGTGGTTCAGGCATGATTAAAGCCAAAGGCTATGCTGAGACTACCGACTTGCTGATTTCAGGTTCGGGTGATTATCGTCTGGTTGACCTCATGCAGGATTATTGTAAAGTTAGAATAAGTGGCTCAGGTTCGGCATGGGTAAATGTAAGCCAGTTACTGGATGTAACAATTAGTGGTAGTGGAAGCGTCTATTATAAAGGAAGTCCGGCTATTGATATGAATATCAGTGGCAGTGGTAAAATTATCAGGTTGTAA
- a CDS encoding TonB-dependent receptor plug domain-containing protein, giving the protein MAFCFIMLPFIGFTQSKYSISGYVKDASSGEGLLGASIYVVEIEKGTITNHYGFYSLQLPAGKYHLKISYVGYEAKEMTISLSKNIQQNIELQPTVVVASEVEIKAERKNENVTSGDVGKIDLKPEVIKELPAILGEVDILKTIQLLPGVMSAGEGNVGFYVRGGGADQNLVLLDEAPVFNTGHLFGFFSVFNADAVNSLSLYKGGMPAEFGGRLSSVLDVTMKEGNNRSYHTSGGIGLISSRLMLEGPIVKDKSSFLFAGRRTYADFLIQPFIKNTNFSGNGYYFYDFNAKVNYLFSQKDRLFLSAYLGDDVFTFHSPDNDFKVSIPWGNYTTTLRWNHLFSDKLFMNASFIYNDYNFRLDVDNDNFKVNFFSGIKDINVKTDFGYYPGLLHKINFGTEYVYHTFIPSTARASTADGLNINTDDLKRKYAHETAVYFSDDYDLNDWLKITSGLRFSTFTIVPPYSVLLKNDEGVIYDTQYFRAGDGNKTYSGLEPRINIRIMLSQKASVKLSANYNKQYIHLVSNSTSTLPTDVWVPSSKMVKPQSGYQFSAGYFRNFLDNSFETSVEVYYKKMFNQIEFRDGYIEELGRELEWDFVFGEGKSYGLELFINKKYGDFTGWIGYTLSKTTRHFEDLVTKDFPAKFDRTHDLSVVLLYQLNDRISFGATFIYGTGVATTLPMRRYIIENTLVNEYMPRNSYRIEPYHRLDISATIKSKKERKIDSEWVFSIYNVYNHKNVYFLYIDTEGDPLKGTLDIQAKKVSLFPIIPSVTWNFKF; this is encoded by the coding sequence ATGGCATTTTGTTTCATTATGTTGCCATTTATTGGTTTTACGCAATCAAAATACTCGATCAGCGGGTATGTGAAAGATGCTTCATCAGGAGAAGGCTTACTGGGTGCATCCATCTATGTGGTTGAAATAGAGAAAGGTACTATTACCAACCATTATGGATTTTATTCCCTTCAGTTGCCTGCCGGGAAATACCATCTGAAGATTTCTTATGTGGGTTATGAAGCAAAGGAGATGACAATTTCTCTTTCCAAAAATATTCAGCAAAATATTGAGCTTCAGCCAACAGTGGTGGTTGCAAGCGAAGTAGAAATCAAGGCTGAGCGTAAAAATGAAAATGTTACCAGTGGTGATGTGGGAAAAATTGACCTGAAGCCTGAAGTAATAAAAGAACTACCTGCCATACTTGGAGAAGTGGATATACTAAAAACCATACAGCTTTTGCCGGGTGTGATGTCGGCAGGGGAAGGGAATGTCGGATTTTATGTCAGGGGAGGAGGAGCTGACCAGAATCTGGTTTTGCTTGACGAGGCTCCTGTATTTAATACAGGCCATTTGTTCGGTTTCTTTTCTGTTTTTAATGCGGATGCGGTCAATAGCCTGAGCCTTTACAAAGGAGGGATGCCTGCAGAATTTGGAGGAAGGCTTTCATCCGTTTTGGATGTAACCATGAAAGAAGGAAATAACAGAAGTTATCATACCTCAGGAGGTATTGGACTTATTTCTTCGAGACTGATGCTCGAAGGCCCGATTGTAAAAGATAAAAGTTCTTTTTTGTTTGCGGGAAGGAGAACCTATGCCGATTTTCTGATTCAGCCGTTTATCAAAAATACAAATTTTTCCGGGAATGGTTATTATTTTTATGATTTCAATGCAAAAGTAAATTATCTCTTCAGTCAGAAAGACAGGCTCTTTTTATCAGCCTATCTGGGGGATGATGTATTTACTTTCCACAGCCCCGACAATGATTTCAAAGTCAGCATCCCATGGGGTAACTATACAACCACCCTCCGGTGGAATCATTTATTCAGTGACAAATTGTTTATGAATGCGTCTTTTATCTACAATGATTACAATTTCAGGCTGGATGTGGATAATGACAATTTTAAGGTCAATTTCTTTTCAGGAATAAAAGATATTAATGTCAAGACAGATTTCGGATATTACCCCGGTTTGCTGCATAAAATAAATTTTGGTACAGAATACGTTTATCATACCTTTATTCCCAGTACAGCACGTGCTTCAACTGCTGACGGACTTAATATCAATACGGATGACCTGAAAAGAAAATATGCCCACGAAACAGCAGTTTACTTTTCAGACGACTACGACCTGAATGACTGGTTAAAAATAACATCTGGATTAAGATTTTCAACGTTTACGATAGTTCCTCCCTATTCGGTTTTGCTTAAAAATGATGAGGGAGTTATTTACGATACTCAGTATTTCAGAGCCGGTGACGGGAATAAAACCTACAGTGGATTGGAGCCCAGAATCAATATCAGAATTATGTTGTCGCAAAAGGCATCGGTCAAGCTGTCAGCCAATTACAACAAACAATACATTCATCTCGTTTCAAACTCCACTTCCACATTGCCGACTGATGTATGGGTGCCCAGTTCGAAAATGGTGAAACCTCAAAGCGGCTACCAGTTTTCTGCCGGCTATTTCAGAAATTTCCTCGATAACAGTTTTGAGACATCAGTTGAAGTTTACTATAAAAAAATGTTCAATCAGATAGAGTTCAGGGATGGATATATTGAAGAACTTGGCAGGGAACTCGAATGGGATTTTGTTTTTGGAGAAGGTAAGTCGTATGGACTTGAATTGTTTATCAATAAAAAATATGGTGACTTTACGGGTTGGATCGGGTACACTTTATCAAAGACCACCCGCCATTTTGAAGATCTGGTAACCAAAGATTTTCCTGCAAAGTTTGACCGTACACACGACCTGTCTGTTGTATTACTTTATCAGCTGAATGACAGAATTTCTTTCGGGGCGACATTTATTTACGGAACAGGTGTGGCTACTACCTTGCCCATGAGAAGATATATCATTGAAAATACGTTGGTTAACGAATATATGCCCCGAAACAGCTACCGGATTGAACCGTACCACCGGCTTGATATTTCAGCCACTATCAAATCGAAAAAAGAGCGAAAAATAGACAGTGAGTGGGTTTTTTCCATTTACAATGTGTATAACCATAAAAATGTTTATTTCCTTTATATAGATACAGAAGGAGATCCGTTAAAGGGAACCTTGGACATACAAGCGAAAAAGGTGAGCCTGTTCCCGATTATTCCTTCCGTAACATGGAATTTTAAATTTTAA
- a CDS encoding ABC transporter permease, which yields MNLELYIAKRLTFRSKRTFSKTIVFIAIFAIALSIAIMIISISIVKGYQKQIKEKLTGFASHIQVTRTKLVYTYESEPVDYSQNYVRTIQKHPGFDHIQVFANKPGIISTASDIEGIILKGVSADFKPDFLKKMMVSGKIPDFSRSSAENSIVISEFIAKRLQVKTGDPLIVYFVQNPPRTRKFTISGIYSTGIEELDKVFAICDIRHIQKLNGWQENQIGGYEIFINDFKQIQFLNEISRAAAPFDQDSKMITEIYPQIFDWLNLLNVNVRVILILMILVAVVNMTTALLVIIVEKTSMIAILKSLGARNFSVSKIFIYHSAMLISAGILIGNIFAFTLLFLQYQFHFFTLPPEHYYLSYVPVMFTWDLFIILNVLSFLLCTLAMLMPAAFVSRISPIRALRFQ from the coding sequence TTGAATCTTGAATTATACATAGCAAAAAGGCTTACTTTCAGGTCAAAACGAACATTTTCAAAGACTATTGTTTTCATTGCCATCTTTGCCATTGCCCTGAGTATTGCCATCATGATCATTTCCATCTCTATTGTCAAAGGGTACCAGAAACAAATCAAGGAAAAGCTCACCGGCTTTGCCTCTCATATTCAGGTAACGCGTACAAAATTAGTGTACACCTATGAAAGCGAACCCGTAGATTATTCACAAAACTATGTACGAACGATTCAGAAACACCCGGGTTTTGATCATATTCAGGTGTTTGCCAATAAACCGGGTATCATTTCAACTGCCAGCGATATTGAGGGTATCATTTTAAAAGGCGTTTCAGCTGACTTTAAACCTGATTTTCTGAAAAAAATGATGGTTTCGGGAAAGATTCCCGATTTCTCCCGTTCTTCCGCTGAAAACAGCATCGTGATTTCCGAATTCATTGCCAAAAGGCTTCAAGTTAAAACAGGAGACCCGCTTATTGTTTATTTTGTTCAGAATCCACCCCGGACCCGTAAATTCACCATTTCGGGCATTTACAGTACCGGAATAGAAGAACTGGATAAGGTTTTCGCCATTTGCGACATCAGGCACATTCAAAAACTGAATGGATGGCAGGAAAATCAGATTGGCGGTTATGAAATATTTATCAATGATTTTAAACAAATTCAATTCCTGAACGAAATTTCCCGCGCTGCAGCCCCCTTCGACCAGGACTCAAAAATGATTACCGAAATTTACCCTCAGATCTTCGACTGGCTTAATTTACTGAATGTCAATGTAAGGGTCATTCTGATTCTTATGATTCTCGTAGCAGTCGTAAACATGACAACAGCTCTGCTGGTGATTATTGTCGAAAAAACTTCCATGATAGCCATACTTAAATCACTGGGAGCAAGGAATTTCTCTGTGTCAAAAATTTTCATTTATCATTCAGCCATGCTTATCTCTGCTGGTATTCTGATTGGAAATATCTTTGCCTTTACCCTTTTATTTCTTCAATATCAGTTTCATTTTTTCACACTTCCTCCCGAACATTATTATTTGAGTTATGTTCCGGTGATGTTTACCTGGGATCTTTTTATCATTCTAAATGTTCTGTCATTTTTGCTCTGTACGCTGGCAATGCTCATGCCTGCTGCTTTCGTTTCTCGCATCTCACCCATCAGGGCACTGCGATTTCAATAA
- a CDS encoding DUF1343 domain-containing protein, with protein MVKHSFLLVLFMIICLANLVNAQVKTGAEQTNEYFPFLSGKKLGLVVNQTSVIGKTQLIDSLLHSGMQVVKIFTPEHGLQGNVSAGEKVGNSYYGKTKIPVISLYGDKKKPAPEDLKGLDLVVFDIQDMGVRFFTYISTLAYVMEACAENNVSLMVLDRPNPHAYYVDGPVLKPAYTSFVGLHPVPVVYGMTIGEYALMVNGEGWLKNGIRCKLKVISLSGYDHDTRYYPEIPPSPNLRTREAMILYPSLCFFEGTDVSVGRGTGFPFEVIGKPGFTQGNFTFTPQSIPGIADKPLYEGKTCSGFKLTDFANEFVVNTDMLYLHWLIGFYDNSPDKETFFNSFFDKLAGTDELRKQIIAGEQPENIRKSWQSDINQFLLIRKKYLLYPDATFKGQMLELKPSK; from the coding sequence ATGGTAAAACACAGTTTTTTGTTGGTTCTTTTTATGATTATTTGCCTGGCAAATTTAGTGAATGCTCAGGTTAAAACCGGTGCAGAACAGACAAATGAATATTTTCCTTTTCTCAGTGGTAAAAAACTTGGCCTTGTTGTTAATCAGACTTCAGTGATCGGCAAAACACAACTGATTGATAGTCTTTTACATTCGGGTATGCAGGTGGTTAAAATTTTTACGCCTGAGCATGGACTTCAGGGAAATGTGTCGGCTGGGGAGAAGGTAGGAAACAGCTACTATGGCAAGACAAAGATTCCGGTTATTTCTCTTTATGGTGATAAGAAAAAGCCCGCTCCAGAAGATTTGAAAGGATTGGATTTGGTTGTTTTTGACATCCAGGATATGGGCGTGAGGTTTTTTACCTATATTTCAACCTTGGCTTACGTCATGGAAGCCTGTGCGGAGAACAATGTTTCATTGATGGTACTCGACAGACCAAATCCCCATGCTTATTATGTTGACGGACCTGTTTTAAAACCTGCTTATACATCGTTTGTCGGTCTTCATCCAGTTCCGGTTGTTTATGGAATGACTATAGGCGAATATGCCCTGATGGTGAACGGAGAAGGCTGGCTGAAAAACGGAATCAGATGTAAGCTGAAGGTAATCAGCCTGTCAGGATATGATCATGATACCCGATATTATCCTGAAATACCACCCTCCCCCAATCTTCGTACACGTGAAGCCATGATTTTGTACCCATCATTGTGTTTTTTTGAGGGCACGGATGTGAGTGTTGGCAGAGGTACCGGCTTCCCTTTTGAAGTTATCGGTAAACCAGGTTTCACTCAGGGAAATTTTACTTTTACTCCTCAATCAATTCCGGGAATTGCTGATAAACCCCTCTATGAGGGAAAAACCTGCTCTGGCTTTAAGCTGACTGATTTTGCCAATGAGTTTGTTGTCAATACAGATATGCTGTATTTACATTGGTTGATTGGTTTTTATGACAATTCTCCCGATAAGGAGACATTTTTCAATTCCTTTTTTGATAAACTTGCCGGAACTGATGAGCTCAGAAAGCAGATAATTGCAGGGGAGCAGCCGGAAAATATCAGAAAGAGTTGGCAATCAGATATAAATCAGTTCCTGCTGATCAGAAAAAAATATTTGCTTTACCCTGATGCCACCTTTAAGGGGCAGATGCTGGAACTGAAGCCTTCAAAATAA
- a CDS encoding sigma-70 family RNA polymerase sigma factor, which yields MKGNRQAQYRLYQNYSRGMFSICWRMLNNREEAEDILQESFTDAFLKLHTFRFESTFGAWLKQIVVNKCINAIKKKKIDIEYQENVFKKDLPDESMDEDELMYEVEKVRKAIQLLPDGYRIILSLYLLEGYDHEEIAEILNISESTSKTQYMRAKNKIKEILKSA from the coding sequence ATGAAAGGCAACCGTCAGGCACAATACCGGTTGTATCAAAACTACTCGCGGGGAATGTTTAGTATTTGCTGGCGTATGCTGAATAACAGGGAAGAAGCTGAAGACATTTTACAGGAATCATTTACTGATGCCTTTCTTAAGCTGCATACCTTCCGGTTTGAATCAACTTTTGGTGCATGGCTCAAGCAGATAGTGGTCAATAAGTGCATCAATGCCATTAAAAAGAAAAAGATTGACATAGAATATCAGGAGAATGTATTTAAAAAAGATTTACCTGATGAAAGCATGGATGAGGATGAATTAATGTACGAAGTGGAAAAAGTAAGAAAAGCCATTCAGCTATTGCCCGATGGCTACCGGATCATCTTATCCCTTTACCTGCTTGAAGGCTACGACCATGAAGAGATTGCGGAGATTCTGAACATTTCGGAATCGACCTCGAAAACACAGTATATGCGAGCAAAAAATAAAATTAAGGAAATTTTAAAATCAGCCTGA
- a CDS encoding DUF2807 domain-containing protein translates to MKKLIFFVLLFVLLNPALFAQVTKEWRSVSEFDMVVMNGPFELYIVQDQKYELYIEAEESVMKDIETAVACKTLNIGTLENKRIKSCEPVKIYVHAPEIRKIKMTGSGLVKSVGLKARKLEVELIGTGSIDLDELLVEFLNTQASGSGKVELDVEAEEIQVEITGSGNIQLQGNCRKSQLRLNGTGEINTASLVSDTCKARIIGTGNIFTAANKKIDAEIFGTGNIYYFGDAEITVNSLGTGKIIRQK, encoded by the coding sequence ATGAAAAAGCTGATTTTTTTCGTTCTGTTGTTCGTTTTGCTGAATCCTGCTTTATTTGCTCAGGTAACAAAAGAATGGCGGTCGGTTTCTGAATTTGATATGGTGGTGATGAACGGCCCGTTTGAGCTGTACATTGTTCAGGATCAGAAATATGAGCTATACATAGAGGCAGAAGAAAGCGTCATGAAAGACATTGAAACTGCTGTGGCATGCAAAACACTGAATATCGGGACACTTGAAAATAAAAGGATCAAATCCTGTGAGCCTGTTAAAATTTATGTTCATGCCCCGGAAATCAGGAAAATTAAGATGACAGGTTCAGGTTTGGTCAAGTCGGTCGGATTAAAAGCCCGAAAGCTTGAAGTTGAGTTAATTGGAACAGGCAGTATCGACCTTGACGAATTGCTGGTGGAGTTTCTGAATACACAGGCCTCTGGAAGCGGGAAAGTGGAGCTTGATGTTGAAGCGGAAGAAATTCAGGTGGAAATTACCGGATCAGGTAATATTCAGCTTCAGGGGAACTGCCGGAAATCGCAACTCAGGTTAAACGGCACGGGTGAAATAAACACTGCCTCATTGGTCAGTGATACCTGCAAGGCAAGAATTATCGGAACAGGAAATATATTTACAGCAGCAAATAAAAAAATTGATGCTGAAATATTCGGAACAGGGAACATTTATTATTTCGGAGATGCTGAAATTACAGTAAATTCGCTGGGAACAGGAAAAATAATCAGACAAAAATAA
- a CDS encoding DUF4249 domain-containing protein — protein MIRKWLKYLIFSGLIILMGCEEEITIKLPEGADQLVVEGFIEPNMPPIVILTRTMPYFSKTDVSTLSGIYVSGADIKVSDGTKTVNLFELNFKNLPDSIAGFLSAFLQLSVEDLKKLDFVIYTTISMFGETGKTYSLSIVKDTFRLEAKTTIPKPVVPDSLWVEHHPDPKNDSLKLIKMTITDRAGEKNYYRYFTSVNNGAYYPNRFRSVFDDKLVDGQSLIVPVVRGEPRVADFNPLTYGVYKVGDTVSVKLCTIDFDHYTFWSTFENSVSSGGPYAVPVQIKSNIKGGLGIWGGYGAVYRQIIVK, from the coding sequence ATGATAAGAAAATGGCTTAAATATTTGATTTTTTCAGGGTTGATCATCTTAATGGGTTGTGAGGAGGAAATAACAATTAAATTGCCTGAAGGAGCCGACCAGCTTGTTGTGGAGGGCTTCATCGAACCCAACATGCCTCCCATTGTCATTCTGACCAGAACAATGCCTTATTTTTCAAAAACAGATGTCAGTACTCTTTCAGGAATATATGTTTCAGGTGCAGATATAAAAGTCTCGGACGGGACTAAAACAGTCAATCTTTTTGAGCTTAATTTTAAAAACCTTCCTGATTCCATTGCCGGATTTTTATCTGCCTTTTTGCAACTTTCGGTAGAAGACCTGAAAAAACTGGATTTTGTTATATATACCACGATTTCAATGTTTGGAGAAACAGGTAAAACCTATTCTCTTTCCATAGTTAAAGATACTTTCAGATTGGAGGCAAAAACCACCATCCCCAAGCCTGTTGTTCCTGATTCTCTTTGGGTTGAACATCATCCGGACCCGAAGAATGATAGTCTGAAGCTTATCAAAATGACCATAACCGACAGGGCAGGAGAAAAAAACTATTACCGGTATTTTACAAGTGTCAACAACGGAGCCTATTATCCTAACCGTTTCCGTTCCGTATTTGACGACAAACTGGTAGATGGGCAAAGTCTGATTGTACCAGTTGTCAGAGGTGAACCCCGTGTGGCAGATTTTAATCCGCTGACCTATGGCGTTTACAAAGTAGGTGATACTGTGAGTGTTAAACTATGTACGATTGATTTTGATCACTATACTTTCTGGAGCACTTTTGAAAACTCGGTTTCAAGCGGAGGTCCTTATGCGGTTCCTGTTCAGATCAAATCTAATATTAAAGGGGGGCTGGGTATCTGGGGCGGATATGGTGCAGTTTATCGTCAGATTATTGTCAAATAA
- a CDS encoding LamG domain-containing protein, translated as MKKIVTQGILLFISSYFLILVNVNAQSVRFDRDNNNGIHSKSSSALNLTTQGTVEAWFYLDNYDNFAGIVHKGDRKDFSDEAYTLQLWNNNKLYFALVNGANEVSLQTSSSLSTGRWYHVAACWNQSGIDLYLNGQLENTTSSSLTLSYSNLSDTTRNGLNIGMQLNEDYDKTYKKLSLSGYVDEVRIWNTKLSAYQVQKRMFEEITSSDSLWNNLIGYFKMNEGTGKMVYDIKNNSNPGIFIPNTTKRPVWYSTAFPKEITWTGTSSDDWDNENNWDIKIKPHGYAKVNIPSSASNYPKIQNSNSKAKDMNIESGACLRVSSNKTLNVNGDLILKAGNNKTAAILDEGNVSVTGNIIIERIITANGWHYVSSPVANANSNYFWGSALYYYNEPTSEWVKVTNNQTLTTMKGYDAYIKTNNKTINLQGNLNKGNYSISLTAAKDGYNLVGNPYPCTIDWDAASGWTKTNITGAIYIWDPAINNYMSYANGAGTNGGSRYIPATQGFFVKANAGGGSLAINNNARVSTMSVNHRSTASNVLSLKVLNENYSDETIIRFNSNASFEFDDQYDADKLLSFDLNVPQIFTVNSDQRNYSINTIPELVNSYSVNLSLIANITGNYQISPDFLNMDPGIEVFLEDKFNGNIHNLRQGNYLFTSTNIDNPDRFVLHFIQSKKITDLSENADNQIRIFNSSHHLYLIFPENKMEAENVTVNIFDMLGKNVYSRKLNNPYGQMIIEVPLLHGNYIVQLMTSGQTINKNLSF; from the coding sequence ATGAAAAAGATTGTAACTCAAGGGATTCTGCTGTTTATATCAAGCTATTTCCTGATATTGGTAAATGTCAATGCACAAAGTGTCAGATTCGACAGAGACAACAATAACGGAATCCATTCAAAAAGCAGTTCTGCATTAAATCTGACCACACAAGGCACTGTTGAAGCATGGTTTTATCTGGATAATTACGATAATTTTGCCGGAATTGTCCATAAAGGCGACAGAAAAGATTTCAGTGATGAGGCTTACACCCTTCAGTTATGGAATAACAATAAATTATATTTTGCGCTTGTCAACGGGGCCAATGAGGTATCATTGCAGACATCTTCTTCGCTCAGTACAGGCAGGTGGTATCATGTTGCAGCATGCTGGAACCAATCCGGTATTGATTTATATTTAAACGGACAACTTGAAAATACAACCTCAAGCTCTCTTACCTTATCTTATTCCAACCTGAGCGACACCACCCGCAACGGATTAAACATTGGCATGCAGTTAAATGAGGATTACGATAAAACGTACAAGAAACTTAGTTTAAGTGGCTATGTTGATGAGGTAAGAATCTGGAACACCAAATTAAGTGCTTATCAGGTTCAGAAAAGGATGTTTGAAGAAATCACCAGTTCTGATTCTCTATGGAATAATCTGATTGGATACTTTAAAATGAATGAAGGAACAGGAAAAATGGTTTATGATATTAAAAACAATAGTAACCCGGGTATTTTTATCCCTAATACAACAAAACGTCCTGTATGGTATTCAACAGCCTTTCCGAAAGAAATTACTTGGACAGGAACAAGCTCAGACGACTGGGACAACGAAAACAACTGGGATATTAAAATTAAACCTCATGGTTATGCAAAGGTAAATATCCCTTCTTCAGCCTCAAACTATCCTAAAATTCAAAACTCCAACTCAAAGGCAAAAGACATGAATATCGAATCAGGGGCATGCCTCCGGGTTTCAAGCAATAAAACGCTGAATGTCAATGGAGACCTGATATTGAAAGCAGGGAATAATAAAACTGCAGCCATACTGGATGAAGGGAATGTTTCTGTTACAGGAAATATTATTATTGAAAGAATTATCACTGCAAACGGGTGGCACTATGTTTCGTCACCGGTTGCAAATGCAAACAGCAACTATTTCTGGGGGTCAGCATTGTACTACTATAATGAACCAACCTCTGAGTGGGTAAAAGTAACCAATAACCAGACACTGACCACAATGAAAGGATATGATGCATATATCAAAACTAACAACAAAACCATCAACCTTCAGGGCAACCTGAACAAAGGGAATTACAGCATATCACTGACAGCCGCAAAAGATGGATACAATCTTGTCGGGAATCCCTACCCCTGCACCATTGACTGGGATGCAGCCAGCGGATGGACAAAAACAAATATCACAGGTGCTATATATATTTGGGACCCTGCCATTAACAATTATATGAGCTATGCAAACGGTGCTGGCACAAATGGTGGTTCGAGATATATTCCGGCTACTCAGGGATTTTTTGTAAAAGCTAATGCCGGAGGTGGAAGCCTCGCCATTAATAACAACGCCAGGGTCTCCACTATGTCGGTCAATCACAGGTCAACGGCTTCCAATGTACTTTCCCTTAAGGTTTTGAATGAAAATTATTCCGATGAAACCATCATCAGGTTTAACTCCAATGCTTCATTTGAATTTGACGATCAATATGATGCAGACAAATTACTGAGTTTCGACCTGAATGTTCCTCAAATCTTTACTGTCAATTCTGACCAGAGAAATTATTCTATCAATACCATCCCTGAACTGGTCAACTCATATTCTGTTAATCTTTCATTGATTGCCAATATAACCGGTAACTATCAGATAAGTCCGGATTTTCTAAACATGGATCCGGGGATTGAAGTATTTCTGGAAGATAAATTCAACGGCAATATTCATAACCTTCGCCAGGGAAATTATTTATTTACATCAACCAATATCGACAATCCCGACCGCTTTGTCCTTCATTTTATTCAGTCAAAGAAAATTACCGATCTTTCGGAAAACGCAGATAATCAGATTCGTATCTTTAACAGCAGCCATCATCTTTATCTTATTTTCCCTGAAAATAAAATGGAAGCTGAAAATGTTACGGTCAATATTTTTGACATGCTGGGTAAAAATGTTTATTCACGGAAATTAAATAACCCTTACGGCCAGATGATTATTGAAGTTCCGTTATTACATGGAAATTACATCGTTCAGTTAATGACTTCCGGTCAAACGATAAATAAAAATCTCTCTTTCTGA